The Vicia villosa cultivar HV-30 ecotype Madison, WI linkage group LG1, Vvil1.0, whole genome shotgun sequence genome includes a region encoding these proteins:
- the LOC131595173 gene encoding putative transcription factor bHLH107 — protein MDSGYDISRVLFNTTSYRFDAFNGITRGGFVSTNSLVLDSEKEELVKSPRNKMNGEKKMCDGTKTLMALKSHREAERRRRSRINGHHAKLRGLVSCPLKMDKATLLAEVVRQVKELKKNANEESKGYLIPKDSNEVKVEIEQCESGGIDGSILYKASICCEYGPELLSDLKKTLDTLQLDLVRAEFNVHHALTSVLDKASASMDYELKLPPRPCMQLQHTSGLVDTFSDLSFNFS, from the exons ATGGATTCTGGCTATGATATTTCGAGGGTACTGTTCAATACCACTTCTTATAGATTTGATGCATTCAATGGGATTACAAGAGGTGGGTTTGTATCAACAAATTCTTTGGTTCTAGATTCTGAGAAAGAAGAACTAGTGAAGTCGCCTCGAAATAAAATGAATGGAGAGAAAAAGATGTGTGATGGTACCAAAACGTTGATGGCTTTGAAGAGTCATAGGGAAGCTGAGAGGAGAAGAAGGAGCAGAATCAATGGTCATCATGCAAAACTTCGAGGACTTGTCTCATGTCCTTTAAAG ATGGACAAAGCAACCTTACTAGCAGAGGTTGTTAGGCAAGTGAAGGAACTGAAAAAGAACGCAAATGAAGAAAGCAAAGGTTATCTAATCCCCAAAGATAGTAATGAAGTGAAAGTTGAAATTGAACAATGTGAAAGTGGTGGAATAGATGGATCAATTCTTTACAAAGCATCAATCTGCTGTGAGTATGGACCAGAGCTTCTATCTGATCTAAAGAAAACTCTTGATACACTTCAACTGGATTTGGTAAGGGCGGAATT TAATGTTCATCATGCACTTACTTCTGTTTTGGATAAGGCTTCTGCTTCAATGGATTATGAATTAAAACTACCACCACGTCCTTGCATGCAGCTTCAGCACACTTCTGGTTTGGTAGATACTTTTTCGGATTTGTCATTTAACTTTTCATGA